From one Flavobacteriales bacterium genomic stretch:
- the rsmG gene encoding 16S rRNA (guanine(527)-N(7))-methyltransferase RsmG, whose protein sequence is MDGAELIARYFPELTAHQREQFARLGPLYAEWNARVNLISRKDFEHLYERHILHSLGIAKVVQFKKGMRIVDVGTGGGFPLVPLAILFPHCTFHGIDGIGKKIMAVKGVIEGLGLTNCTAEQVRSEDHKKTYDVIVSRAVTTLPEFLRMTRHLVPKGEGKLFYLKGGELADELLPIKQRYRVHDLSEHFEEEFFATKKVVEVEL, encoded by the coding sequence ATGGATGGTGCCGAGTTGATCGCGAGGTATTTCCCCGAACTCACCGCGCACCAGCGGGAGCAGTTCGCTCGTCTGGGCCCGCTCTATGCTGAGTGGAACGCCCGCGTCAACCTGATCTCACGCAAGGACTTCGAGCACCTCTACGAGCGGCACATCCTGCATTCACTCGGCATCGCCAAGGTGGTGCAGTTCAAGAAGGGCATGCGCATCGTTGACGTGGGCACGGGCGGCGGCTTCCCCTTGGTCCCGCTGGCCATCTTGTTCCCCCATTGCACCTTCCACGGCATCGATGGCATCGGCAAGAAGATCATGGCCGTGAAGGGTGTGATCGAAGGCCTCGGCCTCACCAACTGCACCGCCGAGCAGGTGCGCAGCGAGGACCACAAGAAGACCTACGATGTGATCGTGAGCCGCGCCGTCACCACCCTGCCCGAATTCCTGCGCATGACGCGGCACCTGGTCCCGAAAGGGGAGGGGAAGCTTTTCTACCTCAAAGGCGGCGAGCTGGCCGATGAGCTCCTTCCGATCAAGCAGCGCTACCGCGTGCACGACCTCTCCGAGCACTTCGAGGAGGAGTTCTTCGCCACCAAGAAGGTGGTGGAGGTGGAATTGTAG
- a CDS encoding T9SS type A sorting domain-containing protein yields the protein MKGSNTFALLCAGSFNLLGAAEANAQVLEWAGRVGGTGVDQGLAMAVDPLDRLVSTGSFQNTVDFNPDVNFTDPLTANGSFDLFVTWTNTDGSHVRALSMGGTGEVWPAAVATDAQGNCFLTGYFIGSFDADPGPGVANVVANGSGQDIFVVALDSTGAYLWSASLGSTLNDRGTAVAVDDAGGVLVGGWFNNTVDFDPGSGTASLSSAGGADAFVLKLSGTGAYQWAHRFGSTSGDEVHALDAGPDGEVYVVGSYRGTVDFDPGAGTDVIAAVGNEDAFMLKLDETGQFRWAGSVGGTNVDRARSVAVHANDAVYVAGTFSGASADLDPGPGTQSFSPVSTPDAFLLRLDTAGVLDWAAQIGGPADEDVRTCRVNASGLPVLCGTFTVGVDLDPGPGTFNLTSAGSTDIFLAQYTDAGQLAWGLQQGGTNFELCAADLDAAGNVYTAGMFVGSMDLDPGPTDLTVSAFGANDVFIQKFGDITTGLQAAGPGMPLQLFPHPASDQMTVSSPWLEPGAELVVHSALGAVVHRQPVLSSGMQVISLSALQDGAYIVCIIGPKGSATARVLKFR from the coding sequence ATGAAAGGATCGAACACGTTCGCCCTGCTTTGCGCAGGATCGTTCAACCTGTTGGGTGCTGCTGAAGCCAACGCGCAAGTGCTGGAATGGGCCGGTCGCGTGGGCGGCACGGGAGTGGACCAAGGCTTGGCCATGGCCGTGGATCCCCTGGACAGGCTCGTCAGCACCGGCTCGTTCCAGAACACGGTGGACTTCAACCCCGATGTCAACTTCACCGACCCGCTCACGGCCAACGGCTCCTTCGACCTGTTCGTGACGTGGACCAACACCGATGGAAGTCATGTACGTGCACTGAGCATGGGCGGCACCGGCGAGGTATGGCCTGCTGCGGTGGCCACCGATGCGCAGGGCAATTGTTTCCTCACCGGCTACTTCATCGGCAGTTTCGATGCCGACCCCGGGCCCGGCGTGGCCAATGTGGTGGCCAACGGCAGCGGTCAGGACATCTTCGTGGTGGCCTTGGATAGCACGGGGGCCTACCTCTGGTCCGCCAGCCTCGGCAGCACGCTCAATGACCGCGGGACTGCAGTGGCGGTGGATGATGCGGGCGGAGTGCTCGTGGGCGGCTGGTTCAACAATACGGTGGACTTCGATCCCGGTTCGGGCACGGCCTCCCTCTCCTCGGCCGGCGGTGCAGACGCCTTCGTGCTGAAGCTGAGCGGCACGGGCGCCTACCAATGGGCGCATCGGTTCGGCAGCACCTCGGGCGATGAGGTTCATGCGTTGGATGCGGGCCCGGATGGAGAGGTGTATGTGGTGGGGTCCTACCGCGGCACGGTGGACTTCGATCCCGGCGCCGGTACGGACGTGATCGCGGCGGTGGGCAACGAGGACGCCTTCATGCTGAAGCTCGATGAAACCGGCCAGTTCCGCTGGGCGGGCAGCGTAGGCGGCACCAATGTGGACCGCGCCCGGTCGGTTGCCGTGCATGCCAATGACGCGGTGTACGTGGCGGGCACCTTCAGCGGCGCCTCGGCCGACCTCGATCCCGGACCGGGCACGCAGAGCTTTTCGCCGGTGAGCACGCCCGATGCCTTCCTCCTGCGCCTGGATACCGCCGGTGTGCTCGATTGGGCGGCGCAGATCGGTGGTCCGGCAGACGAGGATGTGCGCACCTGCCGCGTGAACGCCTCCGGGCTGCCGGTGCTGTGCGGCACGTTCACGGTGGGCGTGGACCTCGATCCCGGCCCAGGAACGTTCAATCTGACATCCGCTGGGAGCACGGACATCTTCCTGGCCCAGTACACCGACGCCGGGCAGCTCGCTTGGGGCCTGCAGCAGGGCGGTACCAACTTCGAGCTCTGTGCCGCGGACCTTGATGCTGCTGGCAACGTGTACACCGCGGGCATGTTCGTCGGTTCCATGGACCTGGACCCCGGACCAACGGACCTCACCGTGTCCGCCTTCGGGGCCAACGATGTGTTCATTCAGAAGTTCGGCGACATCACCACCGGCCTGCAGGCCGCAGGGCCCGGAATGCCCCTCCAGCTCTTCCCCCATCCTGCTTCGGACCAGATGACGGTGAGCTCGCCATGGCTGGAACCGGGTGCGGAGCTGGTGGTTCATTCAGCGCTGGGGGCGGTGGTCCATCGGCAACCGGTGTTGTCATCAGGCATGCAGGTGATCTCTTTGTCGGCGCTGCAGGATGGTGCGTACATCGTGTGCATCATCGGGCCCAAGGGAAGTGCGACAGCAAGGGTGTTGAAGTTCCGGTGA
- a CDS encoding LptF/LptG family permease, with amino-acid sequence MRILDRYILRKFLGTFFFMLVLIMLVAIVFDLSEKTEDFARTKPSARAIAFDYYVNFVVFYANRFSGLFTFLAVLLFTSRLAHRSEIIAMLSSGVSFPRLMRPYAIGATLIAAISLYVNHELLPKANEKRLAFEEDYVRVVAFMVKDRHLHREIAPGLIVYGERFSIEEHTMHHFGLERWENGALHSKLDAERAVYDSLSGHWRAINYTRRVMGAQGDALTRGFELDTVLPLRPADLGQRVETAMAMPTGALNTYITDRLRQGDGRVGPYLIEKHQRTAYPLATYIFTLIGVGIASRKVRGGTGLHLALGVMLVLVYFFVVQFTTVAATNAGMDPFLAVWLPNLGYALIGVWIYRTAPK; translated from the coding sequence GTGCGCATCCTCGATCGCTACATACTCCGCAAGTTCCTGGGCACCTTCTTCTTCATGCTGGTGCTCATCATGCTGGTGGCCATCGTCTTCGACCTGAGCGAGAAGACGGAGGATTTCGCGCGCACCAAGCCCAGCGCCCGCGCCATCGCCTTCGACTACTACGTGAACTTCGTGGTGTTCTATGCCAACCGCTTCAGCGGCCTCTTCACCTTCCTCGCCGTGCTGCTCTTCACCAGCCGGCTCGCGCATCGCAGCGAGATCATCGCCATGCTCAGCAGCGGCGTGAGCTTCCCGCGGCTGATGCGCCCGTACGCCATCGGCGCCACGCTCATCGCGGCGATCAGCCTCTACGTGAACCACGAACTGCTCCCCAAGGCCAATGAGAAGCGCCTGGCCTTCGAAGAGGACTACGTGCGCGTGGTGGCCTTCATGGTGAAGGACCGGCACCTGCACCGCGAGATCGCGCCCGGCCTCATCGTCTATGGCGAGCGCTTCTCCATCGAGGAGCATACCATGCACCACTTCGGGCTGGAGCGCTGGGAGAATGGCGCCCTGCACAGCAAGCTCGACGCGGAGCGCGCCGTGTACGACAGCCTGAGCGGCCATTGGCGCGCGATCAACTACACGCGCCGCGTGATGGGCGCACAGGGCGATGCCCTCACGCGCGGATTCGAGCTCGACACCGTGCTGCCCTTGCGCCCCGCCGACCTCGGCCAGCGCGTGGAGACGGCCATGGCCATGCCCACCGGCGCGCTCAACACCTACATCACCGACCGGCTCCGCCAGGGCGATGGCCGCGTGGGCCCTTACCTGATCGAAAAGCACCAGCGCACCGCCTACCCCCTGGCCACCTACATCTTCACCCTCATCGGCGTGGGCATCGCCAGCCGCAAGGTGCGCGGCGGCACCGGCCTGCACCTCGCGTTAGGCGTGATGCTCGTGCTCGTTTACTTCTTCGTGGTGCAGTTCACCACCGTGGCTGCCACCAACGCCGGCATGGACCCCTTCCTGGCCGTGTGGCTGCCGAACCTGGGCTACGCGCTGATCGGGGTCTGGATCTACCGCACGGCCCCGAAGTAG
- a CDS encoding glycosyltransferase encodes MWPIDFQVMLGALAVLLAFHAVMFARLAFGKRTAQPDRDLPISVVICARNEARTLEELIPLLMQQDHRAFEVVVVNDRSDDDTWEILQWMKPRYPLLKPVNIQADERFNYGKKIALGVGVRSASHPHVLLTDADCIPASTDWIALMASGFRDGRKIVIGHSPYAKSPGLGSVLERYDGAIKAMQFLGFAQAGIPYMGVGRNLGYASDVFFGSSGPQKHNHLMSGDDDLLINATARKGNTAVVADPHSFMTTRPTPDLPTWIRRKRRHYTTAVHYRFGHQVLLMLLPLARLVFWSALIMLLLRQRWVESAIGLGTQLLLLQPVAIAALRRLQAGAIAWLALPLEWLFLLLDPLLYASTILVKPKRWK; translated from the coding sequence ATGTGGCCCATCGATTTCCAAGTGATGCTCGGCGCATTGGCCGTGCTGCTGGCCTTCCACGCCGTGATGTTCGCCCGGCTGGCCTTCGGCAAGCGCACGGCGCAGCCCGACCGTGACCTGCCCATCAGCGTGGTGATCTGCGCCCGCAACGAGGCGCGCACGCTCGAGGAGCTGATCCCCCTGCTCATGCAGCAGGACCACCGCGCCTTCGAGGTGGTGGTGGTGAACGACCGCAGCGATGATGATACCTGGGAGATCCTGCAATGGATGAAGCCCCGGTACCCGCTCTTGAAGCCCGTGAACATCCAGGCCGATGAGCGCTTCAACTACGGGAAGAAGATCGCGCTCGGGGTCGGTGTCCGTTCCGCATCGCACCCGCACGTGCTGCTCACCGACGCCGATTGCATTCCCGCGAGCACCGATTGGATCGCGCTGATGGCCTCCGGCTTCCGCGATGGCAGGAAGATCGTGATCGGCCACAGCCCGTACGCGAAGTCGCCCGGCTTGGGCAGTGTGCTGGAGCGTTACGATGGCGCCATCAAGGCCATGCAATTCCTCGGCTTCGCCCAGGCCGGCATCCCGTACATGGGCGTTGGCCGCAACCTGGGCTACGCCAGCGATGTCTTCTTCGGCTCCAGCGGCCCGCAGAAGCACAACCACCTGATGAGCGGCGACGATGACCTACTCATCAACGCTACGGCGCGCAAAGGGAACACCGCCGTGGTGGCCGATCCGCACAGCTTCATGACCACGCGCCCCACGCCCGATCTGCCCACCTGGATCCGGCGCAAGCGCCGCCACTACACCACGGCAGTGCATTACCGCTTCGGCCATCAGGTGCTGCTGATGCTGCTGCCCTTGGCGCGGCTGGTATTCTGGAGCGCGCTGATCATGCTGCTCCTGCGCCAGCGTTGGGTCGAATCGGCCATCGGCCTCGGCACTCAGCTCCTGCTGCTGCAGCCCGTGGCCATTGCCGCGCTGCGCCGCTTGCAGGCCGGTGCCATCGCCTGGCTCGCCCTGCCTTTGGAATGGCTGTTCCTACTTTTGGATCCGCTGCTTTATGCCAGCACGATCCTCGTAAAGCCCAAACGATGGAAGTGA
- a CDS encoding arsenite methyltransferase gives MSGPNEIKDLVRAKYAEIANQDKDTNASSCCGAGGCSTWYGPDMSGPNAIFSDDYSHLPGYNADADLSLGCGLPTESAGIKKGDTVLDLGSGAGNDCFVARHETGEDGRVIGVDFTPEMIAKAKANAAKLGYQNVEFRQGDIEALPLTSNIVDVVVSNCVLNLVPDKKKAFSEVLRVLKPGGHFSISDVVLKGELPGNLAKAAEMYAGCVSGALQESDYLGIIHGLGFEQVTGQKRKQIIVPDDILANYLSAEELSAFKASGTGIFSITVSATKPGAIGATPGQAKDNKEELKAACCGSGSNCC, from the coding sequence ATTTCCGGCCCCAACGAGATCAAGGACCTCGTCCGCGCCAAGTACGCGGAGATCGCCAACCAGGACAAGGACACCAACGCCAGCAGCTGCTGCGGCGCCGGGGGGTGCAGCACATGGTACGGGCCGGACATGTCCGGCCCCAACGCCATTTTCTCTGACGATTACTCACATCTGCCCGGCTACAACGCCGACGCCGACCTCTCCCTGGGCTGCGGCCTGCCCACCGAATCCGCAGGGATCAAGAAAGGCGACACCGTGCTCGACCTGGGCAGCGGCGCTGGCAACGACTGCTTCGTGGCGCGCCACGAGACCGGCGAGGATGGCCGCGTGATCGGCGTGGATTTCACACCCGAGATGATCGCCAAGGCGAAGGCCAACGCAGCCAAGCTGGGCTACCAGAACGTGGAGTTCCGCCAAGGCGATATCGAAGCGCTGCCGCTCACGAGCAACATCGTGGACGTGGTAGTGAGCAATTGCGTGCTCAACCTGGTGCCCGATAAGAAGAAGGCCTTCAGCGAGGTGCTGCGCGTGCTCAAACCCGGCGGCCACTTCAGCATCAGCGATGTGGTGCTGAAGGGCGAGTTGCCAGGCAACTTGGCCAAAGCCGCCGAGATGTATGCGGGATGCGTGAGCGGGGCCCTGCAGGAAAGCGACTACCTCGGCATCATCCACGGGCTCGGCTTCGAGCAGGTGACGGGGCAGAAGCGCAAACAGATCATCGTGCCGGACGACATCCTTGCGAACTACCTCAGCGCTGAAGAGCTCTCGGCATTCAAGGCAAGCGGAACAGGCATCTTCAGCATCACGGTGTCCGCGACGAAGCCCGGTGCCATCGGTGCGACTCCGGGTCAAGCCAAGGACAACAAAGAAGAACTGAAAGCCGCCTGCTGCGGAAGCGGAAGCAACTGCTGCTGA
- a CDS encoding protein-tyrosine-phosphatase, translating to MAAIPTERKESLDLIVAFVKERKAAGATADLTFICTHNSRRSHLSQLWAATAAWSFSQDHVRTYSGGTEATAFNPRAVAAVERAGFHVVKPEGKNPVYEVSFAKDHAVERCWSKKYDDAANPQKDFCAVMTCSEADKNCPIVFGALDRISLPYNDPKEADGTPEETTRYDERCLQIAAELWYVMQLAAR from the coding sequence ATGGCCGCCATCCCCACGGAACGCAAGGAAAGCCTGGACCTCATCGTCGCCTTCGTGAAGGAGCGCAAGGCCGCCGGTGCCACCGCCGACCTCACCTTCATCTGCACGCACAACAGCCGGCGCAGCCACCTGAGCCAGCTGTGGGCGGCCACCGCAGCTTGGAGCTTCAGTCAAGACCATGTGCGCACCTACAGCGGAGGCACCGAGGCCACGGCCTTCAACCCGCGTGCTGTTGCTGCCGTGGAACGCGCGGGGTTCCACGTGGTGAAGCCCGAAGGGAAGAACCCGGTGTACGAAGTGTCGTTCGCGAAGGACCATGCCGTCGAACGCTGCTGGAGCAAGAAGTACGACGATGCCGCCAACCCCCAGAAGGATTTCTGCGCCGTGATGACCTGCTCTGAGGCCGACAAGAACTGCCCCATCGTCTTCGGCGCCTTGGACCGCATCAGCCTGCCCTACAACGACCCGAAGGAGGCCGACGGCACGCCCGAGGAAACCACTCGTTACGATGAGCGCTGCCTGCAGATCGCTGCAGAGCTGTGGTACGTGATGCAACTGGCCGCGCGATAA
- the tgt gene encoding tRNA guanosine(34) transglycosylase Tgt has product MPFQFDLLNNDPHSSARAGVLHTPHGPIPTPVFMPVGTLGAVKAVHPRELKNDLDAPIMLSNTYHLYLRPGTEVLEHAGGLHQFNGWDRPILTDSGGFQVHSLSDIRKITEEGVKFQSHIDGSTHLFTPEKVMDIQRSIGADIVMAFDECTPWPCEPAYAEKSMHMTHRWLDRCMARLKETDPKYGHEQALFPIVQGSTIAELRRQSSEYIASKDAAGNAIGGLSVGEPEEEMYAMAELCCSILPADKPRYLMGVGTPWNLLENMARGIDLFDCVMPTRNGRNGMLFTREGIVNIKNKQWADDHRPLDPDGTCWVDTAYSRAFVRHLFQSGEMLGQQIASLHNLGFYISLMREARERIIDGSFTAWKNELLPRLKTRN; this is encoded by the coding sequence ATGCCCTTCCAGTTCGACCTACTCAACAACGACCCGCATTCCTCGGCTCGGGCCGGCGTGCTTCATACTCCCCACGGCCCCATCCCCACGCCGGTCTTCATGCCTGTGGGGACACTGGGCGCGGTGAAGGCCGTGCATCCGCGCGAGTTGAAGAACGACCTCGATGCGCCCATCATGCTCAGCAACACCTACCACCTCTATCTGAGGCCGGGTACCGAGGTGCTGGAGCATGCGGGAGGCCTGCACCAATTCAATGGCTGGGACCGCCCCATCCTCACCGATAGCGGCGGCTTCCAGGTGCATAGCCTCAGCGACATCCGCAAGATTACCGAGGAAGGCGTGAAGTTCCAGAGCCACATAGATGGCAGCACGCACCTGTTCACGCCGGAAAAGGTGATGGATATCCAGCGCAGCATCGGGGCCGACATCGTCATGGCCTTCGATGAATGCACGCCCTGGCCCTGTGAGCCCGCATACGCCGAGAAGAGCATGCACATGACGCATCGCTGGCTCGATCGCTGCATGGCGCGATTGAAGGAGACCGACCCGAAATACGGCCACGAGCAGGCCCTCTTCCCCATCGTGCAAGGCAGCACCATCGCCGAACTGCGCAGGCAGAGCAGCGAATACATAGCCAGCAAGGATGCCGCGGGCAATGCCATCGGCGGCCTCAGCGTTGGGGAGCCGGAAGAAGAGATGTACGCCATGGCCGAGCTCTGCTGCTCCATTCTGCCTGCCGACAAGCCGCGCTACCTCATGGGCGTGGGCACGCCGTGGAACCTGCTTGAGAACATGGCGCGCGGCATTGATCTATTCGACTGCGTGATGCCCACGCGCAACGGCCGCAACGGCATGCTCTTCACCCGCGAGGGCATCGTGAACATCAAGAACAAGCAATGGGCCGATGACCATAGGCCGCTGGACCCTGACGGCACCTGCTGGGTTGACACCGCTTACTCGCGCGCCTTCGTGCGCCACCTGTTCCAGAGCGGCGAGATGCTGGGCCAGCAGATCGCCAGCCTGCACAATCTGGGCTTCTACATCAGCCTGATGCGCGAAGCCCGCGAGCGTATCATCGACGGTAGCTTCACCGCGTGGAAGAATGAGCTCCTGCCCCGCTTGAAGACCCGGAACTGA
- a CDS encoding winged helix-turn-helix transcriptional regulator, with protein MGLIKADLFTDEQNRLAALAKVLGHPARIAILQYLVKRGSCVNGSLVEELGLAQATISQHLWELKNAGLIQGTIEGTSVSYCIDPKGWNTLKKGLNKLLTSVSDNCC; from the coding sequence ATGGGACTCATCAAGGCCGACCTCTTCACCGACGAGCAGAACCGCTTGGCCGCCCTGGCCAAGGTGCTCGGGCATCCAGCGCGCATCGCCATCCTGCAATACCTCGTGAAACGGGGCAGCTGCGTGAACGGATCGCTCGTGGAGGAGCTGGGCCTGGCGCAGGCCACCATCAGCCAGCACCTGTGGGAGCTGAAGAACGCCGGGCTCATCCAAGGCACCATCGAAGGCACGAGCGTGAGCTACTGCATCGACCCGAAAGGCTGGAATACGCTGAAGAAGGGATTGAACAAACTGCTCACGAGCGTGAGCGACAACTGCTGCTAG
- a CDS encoding sigma-70 family RNA polymerase sigma factor has protein sequence MEVNENLSEKARYDYILVRKAVDKGDQKAYAELMSRYRDSIYFMLLKMINNKDDAEDLTIEAFGKAFNRLKQYTPNYAFSTWLFKIASNNCIDWIRKQKKKTFSIDAPIGTDDGDEMTIELKGHGPDPADVAIRNQKNEVMREVVDKLKPRYKQLVELRYYQEYSYEEIAQELDLPLGTVKAQLFRAREFLEGLLNARKDTI, from the coding sequence ATGGAAGTGAACGAGAACCTCAGTGAGAAGGCCCGGTACGATTACATCCTCGTGCGCAAGGCCGTGGACAAGGGCGACCAGAAGGCCTATGCCGAGCTGATGAGCCGCTACCGCGACAGCATCTACTTCATGCTGTTGAAGATGATCAACAACAAGGACGATGCGGAGGATCTCACCATCGAGGCCTTCGGCAAGGCCTTCAACCGACTGAAGCAGTACACGCCCAATTACGCCTTCAGCACCTGGCTCTTCAAGATCGCGTCGAACAACTGCATCGACTGGATCCGGAAACAGAAGAAGAAGACCTTCTCCATCGATGCGCCCATCGGCACCGACGACGGCGACGAGATGACCATCGAGCTCAAGGGCCACGGCCCCGATCCCGCCGATGTGGCCATCCGCAACCAGAAGAATGAAGTGATGCGCGAGGTGGTGGACAAGCTGAAGCCGCGCTACAAGCAGCTGGTGGAGCTGCGCTACTACCAGGAGTACAGCTACGAGGAGATCGCCCAGGAGCTCGACCTGCCGCTCGGCACCGTGAAGGCCCAGCTCTTCCGCGCCCGCGAGTTCCTCGAAGGGCTCCTCAACGCGCGCAAGGACACGATCTGA
- a CDS encoding aquaporin — protein MASHTRPLLAELLGTYALVFAGTGAIIVNEQTGALGHFGVAATFGLIVLAMIYAFGDVSGAHLNPAVTIGFVVAKRFPPAKAPPYIAAQLCGALLASITLRSLFPNDASLGATLPSGSATQSFVLELLLTYFLMLVILQVAHGSKEVGLMAGIAIGAVVGLEAMFAGPICGASMNPARSIAPALISGELSSLWIYIVAPLLGALAAVGTWGLLRSSNA, from the coding sequence ATGGCGTCCCACACGCGCCCGCTTCTGGCCGAACTGCTGGGCACCTACGCGCTGGTGTTCGCCGGCACGGGCGCCATTATCGTGAACGAGCAGACCGGTGCGCTGGGGCATTTCGGCGTGGCGGCCACCTTCGGCCTCATCGTGCTGGCCATGATCTACGCCTTCGGCGATGTCTCCGGCGCGCACCTCAATCCGGCGGTGACGATCGGATTCGTGGTGGCGAAGCGCTTTCCACCGGCGAAGGCCCCGCCCTACATCGCCGCGCAACTGTGCGGAGCGCTGCTGGCCTCGATCACCTTGCGGTCGCTGTTCCCGAACGACGCCAGCCTTGGTGCGACGCTACCAAGCGGCAGCGCAACACAGTCCTTCGTGCTGGAGCTGTTGCTCACCTACTTCCTCATGTTGGTGATCCTTCAGGTGGCGCACGGCTCCAAGGAGGTGGGCCTCATGGCAGGCATCGCGATCGGCGCCGTCGTCGGTCTGGAGGCCATGTTCGCCGGACCGATCTGCGGCGCGAGCATGAACCCGGCGCGGAGCATCGCGCCGGCGCTGATCAGCGGTGAATTGAGCTCCCTATGGATCTATATCGTCGCTCCCCTGTTGGGGGCGCTGGCGGCGGTCGGTACCTGGGGACTGCTGCGATCGAGCAATGCCTGA
- a CDS encoding ATP-binding cassette domain-containing protein, translating into MASRRSAQAFADAPRPTLTRATLRKATRVFRYLRPYRWPFIGGLLLLFVTTGLSLLFPLLLGQLVDAARGDAGAQEALLKRIDEVALTLLAVFAAQAFFGFFRIFLFSWITENMLARMRRDTYEHLLRLPMTFFAQRRVGELNSRISADIAMLQDALTTNLAELIRQVLVVVAGIVLLTQVSIDLTLTMLAIIPVVALVAVFFGRFVTKLSKQVQDRIADTGVIVDETLQGIQNVKAFANERWEALRYGTAVLEARGLALKGARWQGAFVSFIILCMFGAIVLVIWRGVRMLPAGEISMGELFTFILYSMFIGASIGGLPELVNRMLKAIGASERLMDLQEEVAEPITLEERKEQLQLQGAIAFEQVAFHYASRADMPVLREVSFSAKPGERIALVGPSGAGKSTVASLVLRFYDPVSGRVLIDGQDARDYDLSALRDRMAIVPQEVLLFGGSIRENIAYGRPGASDAEIEAAARKANAHDFIASFPEGYKTIVGERGIQLSGGQRQRIAIARAVLKDPAILILDEATSALDSESERLVQEALEQLMKGRTSIVIAHRLSTIRDADRILVLDKGVVAESGTHEELIADSEGLYHSLSRLQTNEA; encoded by the coding sequence ATGGCCTCCCGTCGATCCGCACAAGCCTTCGCTGACGCCCCGCGCCCCACGCTCACCCGCGCCACCTTGCGCAAGGCCACGCGCGTGTTCCGCTACCTGCGGCCCTACCGCTGGCCGTTCATCGGCGGGCTGCTGCTGCTCTTCGTCACCACGGGGCTTTCGCTGCTCTTCCCGCTGCTGCTCGGGCAATTGGTGGATGCCGCGCGCGGCGATGCCGGTGCGCAGGAGGCGCTGCTGAAGCGCATCGACGAGGTTGCGCTCACGCTGCTGGCGGTCTTCGCGGCACAGGCTTTCTTCGGCTTCTTCCGCATCTTCCTCTTCTCGTGGATCACGGAGAACATGCTGGCGCGCATGCGGCGCGACACCTACGAGCACCTGCTGCGCCTGCCCATGACCTTCTTCGCGCAGCGCCGCGTGGGCGAGCTCAACAGCCGCATCAGCGCCGACATCGCCATGCTGCAGGATGCGCTCACCACCAACCTCGCCGAGCTCATCCGCCAGGTCCTCGTGGTGGTGGCGGGCATCGTGCTGCTCACGCAGGTCAGCATCGACCTCACGCTCACCATGCTCGCCATCATCCCGGTGGTGGCGCTGGTCGCGGTCTTCTTCGGAAGGTTCGTGACCAAATTGAGCAAGCAGGTGCAGGACCGCATCGCGGATACCGGCGTGATCGTGGACGAGACGCTGCAGGGCATCCAGAACGTGAAAGCCTTCGCCAACGAGCGCTGGGAAGCGCTGCGCTACGGCACGGCGGTGCTGGAGGCGCGCGGACTGGCGCTGAAGGGCGCGCGCTGGCAGGGCGCCTTCGTGAGCTTCATCATCCTGTGCATGTTCGGCGCCATCGTGCTGGTGATCTGGCGCGGGGTGCGCATGCTGCCCGCAGGCGAGATCAGCATGGGCGAGCTCTTCACCTTCATCCTCTACAGCATGTTCATCGGCGCCAGCATCGGCGGACTGCCGGAGCTGGTGAACCGCATGCTGAAAGCCATCGGTGCCAGCGAGCGCTTGATGGACCTGCAAGAGGAAGTCGCGGAGCCCATCACCTTGGAAGAGCGCAAGGAGCAGCTTCAGCTCCAAGGCGCCATCGCCTTCGAGCAAGTGGCCTTCCACTACGCCAGTCGCGCCGACATGCCCGTGCTGCGCGAGGTGAGCTTCTCGGCCAAGCCCGGAGAGCGCATCGCGCTGGTTGGCCCCAGCGGCGCAGGCAAGAGCACGGTGGCCTCGCTGGTGCTGCGCTTCTATGATCCGGTGAGCGGCCGCGTGCTGATCGATGGCCAGGATGCGCGCGACTACGACCTATCGGCGCTGCGCGACCGCATGGCCATCGTGCCGCAAGAAGTGCTGCTCTTCGGTGGCAGCATCCGCGAGAACATCGCCTACGGAAGGCCCGGTGCCAGCGATGCCGAGATCGAGGCGGCGGCGCGAAAAGCGAACGCGCACGACTTCATCGCATCGTTCCCCGAGGGCTACAAGACCATCGTGGGCGAGCGCGGCATCCAGCTCAGCGGCGGTCAGCGGCAGCGCATCGCCATTGCCCGCGCGGTGCTGAAGGACCCGGCCATCCTCATCCTCGACGAGGCCACCAGCGCATTGGACAGCGAGAGCGAACGCCTGGTGCAGGAAGCGCTGGAGCAATTGATGAAGGGCCGCACGAGCATCGTGATCGCGCACCGGCTCAGCACCATCCGCGATGCGGATCGCATCCTGGTGCTGGACAAGGGCGTGGTGGCCGAGAGCGGCACGCACGAGGAGCTGATCGCGGATAGCGAGGGGCTCTATCACAGCTTGAGTCGGTTGCAGACGAACGAGGCGTAA